In the Vitis vinifera cultivar Pinot Noir 40024 chromosome 2, ASM3070453v1 genome, one interval contains:
- the LOC100260429 gene encoding potassium transporter 3 has protein sequence MAQIRNQHKRVLLLAYQSLGIVFGSLSTSPLYVYKITFSGWLQHYQTEDAVFGACSLIFWTFMLLPLFKYVVIMLSVDDNGEGGTFALYSLLCRHAKLCLLPNHQAADEDLSTYFSPRYSNRNIPPSVFKRYVEKHKNTRTGLLLVVLFGASMVIAIGVITPSITVLSSIEGLKVRVKNADDRMVVAITCFVLVCLIVRQHHGTHRVGITFAPIVLLWLLSVALLGIYNITKWNPRIYQALSPYYIYKFFRNTGKDGWISLGGIFLCITGTEAMFADLGQFTATSMRVAFFVVIYPCLMLQYTGQAAFLSKNFSAVDISFYASVPEPLFWPVFVLAISTGIVASQAAISETFSIVQQCQALGCFPRVKIVHTSRWIHGKIYIPEINWILMILILTVTLGFGDTTLMGNAYGIAYMSVTLVTTLLMTLAITLVWHKTLVLALSFLLLFGSMEIIFLSSSYMRIHRGGWLPIMLSSVFLAVMYVWHYGSRRKYLSDQQNRIPMKRILSLGPSLGIIRTPGIGVIYTELATGVPATFSHFLTNLPSFYQVIVFVCIKTIHVPYISHKERYLIGRIGPKAYQMYRCIIRYGYKDVHKSNEDFEYNLVMSIAEFIQLESEGSRTPDGSVDGRLAVVRTSEKTGMRMVMSESANLGESYGSGSSSWTGSAALSSSKSATLRRLQALYEQEVPAHLSRRRHVRYQLLDKNYKHPHVKEELLELVEAKHAEVAYVIGHSYIKARRNSSFLKKLAVDVAYSFLRRNCRSPGVALHIPHISLIMAGMNYYV, from the exons ATG GCCCAAATTAGGAATCAACACAAGCGTGTTCTTCTTTTAGCATACCAGAGTTTGGGGATTGTGTTTGGCAGCTTGAGTACTTCCCCGCTTTATGTGTATAAAATTACATTCTCTGGTTGGCTGCAACATTATCAAACTGAAGATGCAGTGTTTGGGGCATGTTCTTTGATCTTTTGGACTTTCATGCTCCTTCCATTGTTCAAGTATGTTGTCATCATGTTGAGTGTAGATGATAATGGTGAAG GAGGAACTTTCGCTTTATACTCGCTTCTCTGCAGACATGCAAAGCTTTGTTTGCTTCCTAATCATCAAGCAGCAGATGAGGACCTTTCTACGTATTTTAGTCCACGTTACTCGAATAGGAACATACCTCCCTCTGTATTCAAAAGATATGTTGAGAAACATAAAAACACAAGGACTGGCTTACTCCTTGTAGTTTTGTTTGGTGCTTCTATGGTGATAGCTATTGGTGTCATCACTCCTTCAATTACTG TTTTGTCATCCATTGAAGGGCTGAAAGTTCGAGTCAAGAATGCAGATGACA GAATGGTGGTTGCTATCACCTGCTTTGTATTGGTTTGTCTTATCGTCCGGCAGCACCATGGCACCCACAGGGTGGGCATCACATTTGCACCCATTGTGCTCCTGTGGTTGCTGTCTGTTGCCCTTCTCGGCATCTACAATATCACCAAGTGGAACCCAAGAATTTACCAGGCTCTTTCGCCCTACTACATTTACAAGTTCTTCAGGAACACGGGAAAAGATGGATGGATCTCCCTTGGAGGAATTTTTCTATGTATTACTG GAACTGAAGCTATGTTTGCAGACCTTGGCCAATTCACAGCTACATCCATGAGG GTTGCATTTTTTGTTGTCATTTACCCGTGTCTAATGCTTCAATACACGGGGCAGGCTGCATTTCTTTCAAAGAACTTTTCTGCAGTAGATATAAGCTTCTATGCTTCTGTACCAg AGCCCTTGTTCTGGCCAGTTTTTGTTCTTGCAATTTCAACTGGGATTGTTGCCAGTCAGGCGGCAATCTCCGAGACGTTCTCAATTGTTCAACAATGTCAGGCATTAGGATGTTTCCCTCGTGTCAAGATTGTACACACATCAAGATGGATCCATGGTAAGATCTACATTCCAGAGATAAACTGGATCCTTATGATACTCATTCTGACTGTCACACTTGGTTTTGGAGACACAACCCTCATGGGAAATGCCTATG GGATTGCGTATATGAGTGTGACATTGGTGACAACATTGTTGATGACACTGGCCATTACCCTGGTGTGGCATAAGACTCTCGTGCTTGCCCTGTCATTCCTACTGTTATTTGGATCAATGGAGATTATCTTCCTTTCATCTTCTTATATGAGAATCCATAGGGGTGGGTGGCTTCCAATCATGTTGTCTTCAGTCTTCCTTGCTGTTATGTATGTGTGGCACTATGGCAGCAGGCGGAAGTATTTATCTGATCAACAGAACAGGATACCCATGAAAAGGATTCTCTCACTTGGCCCCAGTCTTGGGATTATCAGGACTCCCGGTATAGGCGTCATCTACACTGAATTGGCAACTGGGGTACCAGCCACATTTTCCCATTTCCTCACCAACTTGCCATCCTTCTACCAGGTCATCGTCTTCGTCTGCATCAAGACCATTCACGTCCCTTACATCTCTCATAAGGAGCGCTACCTCATCGGCCGGATTGGACCCAAAGCTTATCAGATGTACAGATGCATTATCCGATATGGTTACAAAGATGTCCATAAGAGTAACGAAGATTTTGAGTACAACCTGGTGATGAGCATAGCGGAGTTCATTCAACTGGAATCAGAAGGCTCGAGAACCCCAGATGGGTCGGTGGATGGCAGACTGGCAGTCGTGAGGACCTCTGAGAAGACCGGAATGAGAATGGTAATGTCAGAATCTGCTAATCTGGGAGAAAGCTACGGCAGCGGAAGCAGCAGCTGGACCGGTTCCGCCGCTCTGAGCAGTAGCAAGTCGGCCACTCTGCGGAGACTCCAGGCCTTGTACGAGCAGGAAGTACCAGCCCATCTGAGCCGCAGGCGGCATGTGCGGTACCAGCTGCTGGACAAAAACTACAAGCACCCACACGTGAAAGAAGAGCTGCTGGAGCTTGTGGAAGCGAAGCATGCAGAAGTGGCATATGTGATAGGGCATTCCTATATAAAGGCGAGAAGAAACTCATCGTTCTTGAAGAAGTTGGCTGTGGATGTAGCCTACTCTTTCTTGCGTAGAAACTGCAGATCCCCAGGTGTGGCCCTGCACATTCCCCACATCAGCTTGATCATGGCAGGGATGAACTATTATGTCTAG
- the LOC100244958 gene encoding calmodulin-interacting protein 111 isoform X2, giving the protein MEQKHILLSALSVGVGVGVGLGLASGQTVSRWTGSGSGSSDALTAEKMEQELLRQVVEGRESKVTFDEFPYYLSEQTRVLLTSAAYVHLKQAEFSKYTRNLSPASRAILLSGPAELYQQMLAKALAHYFEAKLLLLDVTDFSLKIQNKYGSASKESSMKRSISTTTLERVSSLLGSLSLIPQMEESKALSKSSVGGTLRRQSSGMDIASRGRDCSCNPPKIRRNASASANMNNMASQFAPYPAPLKRTSSWSFDEKLLIQSLYKVLVSVSKTSPLVLYIRDVEKLLSRSQRIYNLFQKMLNKLSGSILILGSQIIDPDDDYGDVDQRLTALFPYNIEIRPPEDENHFVSWKTQLEEDMKMIQLQDNKNHIIEVLAANDLDCRDLDSICLEDTMVLSNYIEEIVVSAVSYHLMNNKDHEYKNGKLVISSKSLAHGLSLFQEGKSGSKDTSKLEAHAEPSKEAGGEEGAGVKPAAKAESTAPENKNEAGSLIVAVKEGDNPIPASKAPEVPPDNEFEKRIRPEVIPASEIGVTFADIGAMDEIKESLQELVMLPLRRPDLFEGGLLKPCRGILLFGPPGTGKTMLAKAIANEAGASFINVSMSTITSKWFGEDEKNVRALFTLAAKVSPTIIFVDEVDSMLGQRTRVGEHEAMRKIKNEFMTHWDGLLTKPGERILVLAATNRPFDLDEAIIRRFERRIMVGLPSVENREMIMKTLLSKEKVAEGLDFKELATMTEGYSGSDLKNLCTTAAYRPVRELIQQERLKDLVKKTES; this is encoded by the exons ATGGAACAGAAACACATTTTGTTGTCGGCGTTGAGCGTCGGGGTTGGAGTTGGAGTCGGACTCGGATTAGCTTCCGGCCAGACTGTGAGCAGATGGACTGGTTCTGGTTCTGGTTCTTCGGACGCTCTTACCGCCGAGAAAATGGAGCAGGAGTTGCTCAGACAGGTGGTTGAGGGCAGAGAAAGCAAGGTCACGTTTGATGAATTTCCATATTACCTCAG TGAGCAAACACGGGTGTTACTAACGAGTGCTGCCTATGTCCACTTGAAGCAAGCTGAATTCTCCAAGTATACACGAAACCTTTCTCCTGCAAGTCGGGCTATTTTGCTCTCAGGACCAGCAG AACTTTACCAGCAAATGCTTGCCAAGGCTTTAGCACACTATTTTGAAGCCAAGCTGTTGCTGCTAGATGTAACAGACTTTTCATTGAAG ATTCAGAACAAATATGGTAGTGCCAGCAAAGAATCT TCTATGAAAAGGTCTATTTCAACAACAACTCTAGAGCGGGTTTCTAGTTTACTTGGTTCACTTTCTCTCATTCCACAAATGGAGGAAAGCAAAG CTCTAAGCAAAAGTTCTGTTGGAGGCACATTACGAAGACAAAGTAGTGGCATGGATATTGCATCGAG GGGAAGAGATTGTTCTTGCAATCCTCCAAAGATTCGGAGAAATGCCTCTGCCTCAGCTAATATGAATAACATGGCCTCACAATTTGCACCATATCCAG CACCACTCAAGCGCACAAGCAGCTGGTCTTTTGATGAGAAGCTTCTTATACAGTCCCTTTACAAG GTTCTGGTTTCGGTTTCAAAAACCAGCCCACTTGTTCTATATATTAGAGATGTTGAGAAGCTTCTATCTAGATCACAGAGGATATACAACTTGTTCCAGAAAATGTTGAACAAACTTTCAGGATCAATACTGATCCTTGGCTCACAAATCATAGATCCGGATGATGACTACGGAGATGTGGATCAGAGGCTTACTGCTCTATTCCCTTACAACATTGAAATCAGACCACCTGAAGATGAAAACCACTTTGTTAGTTGGAAGACTCAACTGGAGGAGGATATGAAAATGATACAGCTTCAGGATAACAAAAACCACATCATTGAAGTACTTGCCGCGAATGATCTTGACTGTCGAGATCTTGATTCGATCTGCCTGGAAGACACCATGGTTCTCAGTAACTACATAGAAGAAATTGTGGTGTCAGCAGTTTCTTATCATTTGATGAATAACAAAGATCATGAATACAAAAATGGGAAACTTGTTATTTCATCCAAGAG TTTGGCCCATGGGTTGAGTCTATTCCAGGAAGGTAAGTCTGGCAGCAAAGATACTTCGAAACTCGAAGCGCATGCTGAACCTTCTAAG GAAGCTGGGGGAGAAGAAGGTGCTGGTGTGAAGCCAGCAGCAAAAGCTGAAAGCACAGCtccagaaaacaaaaatgaagcaGGGTCACTTATCGTGGCAGTAAAGGAGGGTGACAATCCAATCCCAGCATCAAAAGCTCCA GAAGTTCCTCCTGACAATGAATTTGAGAAGCGCATCAGACCAGAGGTCATCCCAGCTAGTGAGATTGGTGTGACATTTGCTGATATTGGTGCCATGGATGAGATTAAAGAATCCCTCCAGGAACTTGTAATGCTTCCTCTTCGTAGACCAGACCTTTTTGAAGGAGGCCTTCTAAAGCCTTGCAGAGGAATATTGCTCTTTGGGCCTCCTGGCACTGGGAAAACAATGTTAGCCAAGGCCATTGCCAATGAAGCTGGAGCAAGCTTCATTAATGTGTCCATGTCTACCATCACTTCCAAATGGTTCGGTGAAGATGAGAAGAATGTTCGTGCCTTGTTCACTCTGGCAGCCAAGGTTTCCCCAACTATTATTTTTGTAGATGAGGTTGATAGCATGCTTGGACAGCGGACTAGAGTTGGGGAGCATGAAGCCATGCGGAAGATAAAAAATGAGTTCATGACTCATTGGGATGGACTCTTGACAAAACCGGGTGAGCGGATTCTTGTTCTTGCTGCAACTAACAGGCCATTTGACCTTGATGAAGCCATAATCAGACGCTTTGAGAGGAG GATCATGGTTGGCCTACCATCGGTGGAGAACAGAGAAATGATCATGAAGACTCTTTTGTCAAAAGAAAAAGTTGCAGAAGGATTAGATTTCAAGGAGCTTGCAACCATGACAGAAGGATATAGTGGAAGTGATCTTAAG AACCTGTGCACAACAGCTGCTTATCGGCCAGTCAGGGAGTTAATACAGCAAGAGAGACTTAAGGATTTGGTGA AAAAAACGGAGAGCTGA
- the LOC100267262 gene encoding reticulon-like protein B2 yields the protein MADHEDSTPSPVESMMEKISEKIHGHDSSSSDSDNEKSSPSAFKAKVYRIFGREKPVHKVLGGGKPADVVLWRNKKISAGVLGGATAVWILFELLEYHLLTLVCHCSILALAILFLWSNATTFINKAPPHIPEVHIPEDPVLQFASALRIEINRGFTLLRNVASGKDLKKFLSVIAGLWVVSIVGSWCNFLTLFYIVFVLLHTVPVLYEKYEDPVDSFAEKAMVEIKRQYAVFDAKVLSRIPRGPLKDKKIA from the exons ATGGCCGACCACGAGGATTCAACTCCTTCCCCCGTTGAATCGATGATGGAGAAGATCTCCGAGAAGATCCACGGTCACGATTCGTCGTCTTCTGATTCCGACAACGAGAAATCGTCTCCCTCAGCTTTCAAAGCCAAGGTTTATCGGATCTTCGGCAGGGAAAAGCCTGTTCACAAGGTTCTCGGCGGTGGAAAAC CTGCTGATGTTGTTCTGTGGAGGAACAAAAAGATTTCGGCAGGAGTGCTTGGTGGTGCAACTGCAGTATGGATTCTATTCGAGTTGCTTGAATACCACCTGCTAACTCTAGTCTGTCATTGCTCCATACTCGCACTGGCAATATTGTTCTTGTGGTCCAATGCAACCACCTTCATCAACAA GGCACCACCACACATTCCAGAAGTCCACATTCCAGAGGATCCAGTTCTGCAGTTTGCCTCGGCTTTGAGGATTGAAATCAACCGGGGTTTTACTCTCTTGCGCAATGTTGCATCTGGCAAAGATCTGAAGAAGTTTCTCTCG GTGATTGCTGGCTTGTGGGTGGTGTCAATTGTGGGCAGTTGGTGTAACTTCTTGACCTTGTTCTACATAg tttttgttttgCTTCACACCGTGCCTGTGCTGTATGAGAAATATGAGGACCCAGTGGACTCATTTGCAGAGAAGGCAATGGTGGAGATCAAGAGACAGTATGCAGTGTTTGATGCAAAGGTGTTAAGTAGGATTCCAAGGGGTCCATTGAAGGACAAGAAGATTGCGTAA
- the LOC100250094 gene encoding uncharacterized protein LOC100250094, with translation MWSSCSHALSRCPSLPPTISRLRLPNRPGTLYPLSSGFRISESHSKFPKSKWKISCFRHEDSSSETPKSESIDDILSGELVKPEFNKPSTVQKDWASSFREAADVILRVIGKPWVVPWTSETILQVMLLWIVSFWFVGSWMIPFTAHVVGFSKESLTYRGQALYSLLTDVAEGLAGIAILHRCLSRFSPLPSDWFRFSLRGNWLADVAIGCLMFPLVNRLSQFNLDLLPLLPSTPVTLSSVEQSIMARDPVAMGLYALVVSVCAPVWEEIVFRGFLLPSLTKYMPVWCSILVSSVAFALAHFNVQRMLPLIFLGVVMGVIFARSRNLLPSMLLHSLWNGFVFLDLMK, from the exons ATGTGGAGCTCATGCTCTCACGCTCTCTCCCGATGCCCCTCACTCCCACCCACCATCTCCCGCCTCAGGCTCCCAAACCGCCCTGGAACCCTTTATCCTCTCTCCAGTGGTTTTCGGATCTCTGAATCTCATTCCAAGTTTCCGAAGAGC AAATGGAAAATTTCATGCTTTAGGCATGAAGATTCTTCTTCGGAAACTCCCAAGTCCGAATCTATAGACGATATTCTGTCAGGAGAATTGGTGAAGCCCGAATTCAATAAACCAAGCACTGTCCAAAAGGATTGGGCTTCAAGTTTCCGAGAG GCTGCTGATGTAATCTTAAGAGTAATCGGGAAGCCATGGGTTGTTCCGTGGACATCAGAAACCATACTCCAG GTTATGCTCCTCTGGATTGTATCATTCTGGTTTGTGGGATCATGGATGATCCCATTCACAGCTCATGTGGTGGGTTTCAGCAAGGAATCTCTAACATACAGAGGGCAAGCACTGTACAGCCTCTTGACAGATGTAGCTGAAGGCCTTGCAGGAATTGCAATTCTCCATCGCTGTCTCTCTCGGTTTTCTCCCCTCCCATCTGACTGGTTCAGGTTCAGCCTGAGAGGGAACTGGCTAGCCGATGTTGCTATAGGGTGCCTCATGTTCCCCCTGGTCAACCGGCTCTCACAGTTCAACCTTGATCTGTTGCCCCTTCTCCCATCCACACCCGTTACACTCTCAAGCGTTGAGCAGTCAATCATGGCACGGGATCCAGTGGCGATGGGGCTGTATGCACTGGTGGTTTCAGTGTGTGCCCCAGTGTGGGAGGAGATCGTCTTTCGGGGTTTCCTCCTCCCATCCTTGACCAAATACATGCCCGTGTGGTGCTCAATCCTGGTGAGTTCGGTTGCGTTTGCTCTAGCACACTTCAATGTACAGAGAATGCTACCACTTATATTTCTCGGGGTGGTGATGGGTGTCATATTTGCACGGTCAAGGAACCTGTTGCCATCAATGCTGTTGCACAGCCTCTGGAATGGCTTTGTTTTCTTAGATTTGATGAAGTAA
- the LOC100244958 gene encoding calmodulin-interacting protein 111 isoform X1, whose product MEQKHILLSALSVGVGVGVGLGLASGQTVSRWTGSGSGSSDALTAEKMEQELLRQVVEGRESKVTFDEFPYYLSEQTRVLLTSAAYVHLKQAEFSKYTRNLSPASRAILLSGPAELYQQMLAKALAHYFEAKLLLLDVTDFSLKIQNKYGSASKESSMKRSISTTTLERVSSLLGSLSLIPQMEESKALSKSSVGGTLRRQSSGMDIASRGRDCSCNPPKIRRNASASANMNNMASQFAPYPAPLKRTSSWSFDEKLLIQSLYKVLVSVSKTSPLVLYIRDVEKLLSRSQRIYNLFQKMLNKLSGSILILGSQIIDPDDDYGDVDQRLTALFPYNIEIRPPEDENHFVSWKTQLEEDMKMIQLQDNKNHIIEVLAANDLDCRDLDSICLEDTMVLSNYIEEIVVSAVSYHLMNNKDHEYKNGKLVISSKSLAHGLSLFQEGKSGSKDTSKLEAHAEPSKEAGGEEGAGVKPAAKAESTAPENKNEAGSLIVAVKEGDNPIPASKAPEVPPDNEFEKRIRPEVIPASEIGVTFADIGAMDEIKESLQELVMLPLRRPDLFEGGLLKPCRGILLFGPPGTGKTMLAKAIANEAGASFINVSMSTITSKWFGEDEKNVRALFTLAAKVSPTIIFVDEVDSMLGQRTRVGEHEAMRKIKNEFMTHWDGLLTKPGERILVLAATNRPFDLDEAIIRRFERRIMVGLPSVENREMIMKTLLSKEKVAEGLDFKELATMTEGYSGSDLKNLCTTAAYRPVRELIQQERLKDLEKKRRAEQRLSPDDDDVFEDTEERVITLRPLNMEDFRHAKNQVAASFAAEGSIMSELKQWNDSYGEGGSRKKQQLSYFL is encoded by the exons ATGGAACAGAAACACATTTTGTTGTCGGCGTTGAGCGTCGGGGTTGGAGTTGGAGTCGGACTCGGATTAGCTTCCGGCCAGACTGTGAGCAGATGGACTGGTTCTGGTTCTGGTTCTTCGGACGCTCTTACCGCCGAGAAAATGGAGCAGGAGTTGCTCAGACAGGTGGTTGAGGGCAGAGAAAGCAAGGTCACGTTTGATGAATTTCCATATTACCTCAG TGAGCAAACACGGGTGTTACTAACGAGTGCTGCCTATGTCCACTTGAAGCAAGCTGAATTCTCCAAGTATACACGAAACCTTTCTCCTGCAAGTCGGGCTATTTTGCTCTCAGGACCAGCAG AACTTTACCAGCAAATGCTTGCCAAGGCTTTAGCACACTATTTTGAAGCCAAGCTGTTGCTGCTAGATGTAACAGACTTTTCATTGAAG ATTCAGAACAAATATGGTAGTGCCAGCAAAGAATCT TCTATGAAAAGGTCTATTTCAACAACAACTCTAGAGCGGGTTTCTAGTTTACTTGGTTCACTTTCTCTCATTCCACAAATGGAGGAAAGCAAAG CTCTAAGCAAAAGTTCTGTTGGAGGCACATTACGAAGACAAAGTAGTGGCATGGATATTGCATCGAG GGGAAGAGATTGTTCTTGCAATCCTCCAAAGATTCGGAGAAATGCCTCTGCCTCAGCTAATATGAATAACATGGCCTCACAATTTGCACCATATCCAG CACCACTCAAGCGCACAAGCAGCTGGTCTTTTGATGAGAAGCTTCTTATACAGTCCCTTTACAAG GTTCTGGTTTCGGTTTCAAAAACCAGCCCACTTGTTCTATATATTAGAGATGTTGAGAAGCTTCTATCTAGATCACAGAGGATATACAACTTGTTCCAGAAAATGTTGAACAAACTTTCAGGATCAATACTGATCCTTGGCTCACAAATCATAGATCCGGATGATGACTACGGAGATGTGGATCAGAGGCTTACTGCTCTATTCCCTTACAACATTGAAATCAGACCACCTGAAGATGAAAACCACTTTGTTAGTTGGAAGACTCAACTGGAGGAGGATATGAAAATGATACAGCTTCAGGATAACAAAAACCACATCATTGAAGTACTTGCCGCGAATGATCTTGACTGTCGAGATCTTGATTCGATCTGCCTGGAAGACACCATGGTTCTCAGTAACTACATAGAAGAAATTGTGGTGTCAGCAGTTTCTTATCATTTGATGAATAACAAAGATCATGAATACAAAAATGGGAAACTTGTTATTTCATCCAAGAG TTTGGCCCATGGGTTGAGTCTATTCCAGGAAGGTAAGTCTGGCAGCAAAGATACTTCGAAACTCGAAGCGCATGCTGAACCTTCTAAG GAAGCTGGGGGAGAAGAAGGTGCTGGTGTGAAGCCAGCAGCAAAAGCTGAAAGCACAGCtccagaaaacaaaaatgaagcaGGGTCACTTATCGTGGCAGTAAAGGAGGGTGACAATCCAATCCCAGCATCAAAAGCTCCA GAAGTTCCTCCTGACAATGAATTTGAGAAGCGCATCAGACCAGAGGTCATCCCAGCTAGTGAGATTGGTGTGACATTTGCTGATATTGGTGCCATGGATGAGATTAAAGAATCCCTCCAGGAACTTGTAATGCTTCCTCTTCGTAGACCAGACCTTTTTGAAGGAGGCCTTCTAAAGCCTTGCAGAGGAATATTGCTCTTTGGGCCTCCTGGCACTGGGAAAACAATGTTAGCCAAGGCCATTGCCAATGAAGCTGGAGCAAGCTTCATTAATGTGTCCATGTCTACCATCACTTCCAAATGGTTCGGTGAAGATGAGAAGAATGTTCGTGCCTTGTTCACTCTGGCAGCCAAGGTTTCCCCAACTATTATTTTTGTAGATGAGGTTGATAGCATGCTTGGACAGCGGACTAGAGTTGGGGAGCATGAAGCCATGCGGAAGATAAAAAATGAGTTCATGACTCATTGGGATGGACTCTTGACAAAACCGGGTGAGCGGATTCTTGTTCTTGCTGCAACTAACAGGCCATTTGACCTTGATGAAGCCATAATCAGACGCTTTGAGAGGAG GATCATGGTTGGCCTACCATCGGTGGAGAACAGAGAAATGATCATGAAGACTCTTTTGTCAAAAGAAAAAGTTGCAGAAGGATTAGATTTCAAGGAGCTTGCAACCATGACAGAAGGATATAGTGGAAGTGATCTTAAG AACCTGTGCACAACAGCTGCTTATCGGCCAGTCAGGGAGTTAATACAGCAAGAGAGACTTAAGGATTTG GAGAAAAAACGGAGAGCTGAGCAAAGGCTAAGTCCCGACGATGATGACGTGTTTGAAGATACAGAGGAAAGAGTAATTACCCTGAGGCCATTAAACATGGAAGACTTCAGACACGCAAAGAATCAG GTTGCGGCAAGCTTTGCTGCAGAGGGATCGATAATGAGTGAGCTGAAGCAGTGGAACGACTCGTATGGGGAAGGAGGTTCGAGGAAGAAGCAGCAATTATCTTACTTCCTATAA